Proteins encoded within one genomic window of Streptomyces kaniharaensis:
- a CDS encoding metallophosphoesterase — MRPLYSVPLGIAATGAACLAYSAGYEVRAFRLRRVEVPVLPRGARPIRVLQVSDIHMVSGQGKKQRWLKSLAGLRPDLVVNTGDNLSDPLGVPATLDALGPLMEFPGVYVFGSNDYYGPARKNPARYLQAMRSGIHGMNNPDGTARRGITGAVHNPWEKLRDGFDAAGWLDLTNTRGRLTIGGLDIEFTGLDDPHIRRDRYTEVAGGPSADADLSLAVVHAPYLRVLDAFTADRYPLILAGHTHGGQLCIPFYGALVTNCDLDAKRVKGLSTHTAGGSRSYLHVSAGCGTNRYTPVRFACPPEATLLTLTPTPS; from the coding sequence ATGCGACCGCTGTACTCCGTCCCCCTCGGAATCGCCGCCACCGGCGCCGCCTGCCTCGCCTACTCCGCCGGGTACGAGGTCCGTGCCTTCCGGCTCCGCCGGGTCGAGGTCCCCGTCCTGCCCCGGGGCGCCCGTCCCATCCGGGTACTGCAGGTCTCCGACATCCACATGGTGAGCGGCCAGGGCAAGAAGCAGCGCTGGCTGAAGAGCCTCGCGGGCCTGCGCCCCGACCTCGTCGTCAACACCGGCGACAACCTGTCCGACCCGCTCGGCGTCCCCGCCACCCTCGACGCCCTCGGGCCGCTGATGGAGTTCCCCGGCGTCTACGTCTTCGGCTCCAACGACTACTACGGCCCCGCCCGCAAGAACCCGGCCCGCTACCTGCAGGCCATGCGCAGCGGCATCCACGGCATGAACAACCCCGACGGCACCGCCCGCCGCGGCATCACCGGCGCCGTCCACAACCCCTGGGAGAAGCTCCGCGACGGCTTCGACGCGGCCGGCTGGCTCGACCTCACCAACACCCGCGGCCGGCTCACCATCGGCGGCCTCGACATCGAGTTCACCGGCCTCGACGACCCGCACATCCGCCGCGACCGCTACACCGAGGTCGCCGGCGGCCCCTCCGCCGACGCCGACCTCTCCCTCGCCGTCGTCCACGCGCCCTACCTGCGCGTCCTCGACGCCTTCACCGCCGACCGCTATCCCCTGATCCTCGCCGGCCACACCCACGGCGGCCAGCTCTGCATCCCCTTCTACGGCGCCCTCGTCACCAACTGCGACCTCGACGCCAAGCGGGTCAAGGGCCTCTCCACCCACACCGCCGGCGGCAGCCGCTCCTACCTCCACGTCTCCGCGGGCTGCGGCACCAACCGCTACACCCCCGTCCGCTTCGCCTGCCCCCCCGAAGCCACCCTCCTCACCCTCACCCCCACCCCCAGCTGA
- a CDS encoding GatB/YqeY domain-containing protein, producing the protein MTTLKAQLQEDLTAAIRDRDELRSSTIRLTLAAVTSEEVAGKEKRELSDAEVLKVIAREAKKRREAAEAFDTAGRADQAARERAEGELLAGYLPKQLSDEELAAIVAAAVAESGATGPQAMGAVMKLVKPKVDGLAEGSRVAAAVKAALTG; encoded by the coding sequence ATGACGACGCTCAAGGCGCAGCTGCAGGAGGACCTCACGGCTGCCATCAGGGACCGGGACGAGCTGCGCTCGTCCACCATCCGGCTCACGCTCGCCGCCGTCACCAGCGAGGAGGTGGCGGGCAAGGAGAAGCGCGAGCTCTCCGACGCCGAGGTGCTCAAGGTGATCGCGCGCGAGGCGAAGAAGCGCCGGGAGGCCGCCGAGGCGTTCGACACCGCGGGTCGGGCCGATCAGGCCGCCCGGGAGCGGGCGGAGGGTGAGCTGCTCGCCGGGTACCTGCCCAAGCAGCTCTCGGACGAGGAACTGGCCGCGATCGTGGCGGCCGCCGTCGCGGAGAGCGGGGCGACCGGCCCGCAGGCCATGGGCGCCGTGATGAAGCTGGTGAAGCCGAAGGTGGACGGTCTGGCGGAGGGCAGCCGCGTCGCCGCCGCCGTGAAGGCCGCGCTGACAGGCTGA
- a CDS encoding transglycosylase domain-containing protein — MAPKRPQASQPPGNNGAPRGRRRESPLDYAGHGVKFLGVSVLSGVLLAGLALPAVGAIGLTAKDTAESFDSVPDDFKTPPLTQATQIFDAKGGLIAKVYERDRTVLTADQMSPFMRHAQVDIEDARFYEHGAVDLKGVLRAISKNAESGTTAQGASTLTQQYVKNVNVEKAGDDQAAVLEAQRKTLGRKIQELKVAIKLEEDLTKDQILTNYLNITFYGHQAYGVEAASQRYFSKSNKDLTVAEAATLAGMVQNPSSYDPVRYPDNTVKRRNVVIDKMLENKHITADQAKEAKAAPLGLKYKDPQNGCITAQAGMGFFCDYVRHVIKQDPVFGKNAADRKKLWDTGGLNIYTTLDPDKQAAAQNAVTKKVFATDPVSAAATMMEPGSGKILAMAQTRAYGLDPNKNQTVVNLNVDSSMGGGNGFQTGSTFKPILAAAALESGMSPTQAFPSENKIDYPNMSTCSGTWKNIPKPGEPKATVKNESTGEVGPYELKQAMALSVNTYFVEMEQQIGLCAIKQMANKLGISQSAKGDAFTEVPSMVLGSLELSPLTMANVYATFAARGKYCTPIAINKITTVDGKEVKVPQSQCSQAFSESTADALNTVLLNVTEKGTAAALGLDDGRKIAGKTGTTDEKKAAWFSGYTPSLATSVWLGGPAGGVKMKNITIGGKHFDEVFGADGPGPIWQMAMNQALKGTPLEPIQTMNIPDPQPKPDPNATAPAVPPAGDPNPQPGGNPPPPGNPGGNPGGGNNGGMIGGGFTFPPGVIGGNGGKHGGGGNGGNG; from the coding sequence ATGGCACCGAAGCGCCCCCAGGCATCCCAGCCCCCAGGCAACAACGGAGCTCCGCGCGGCCGGCGCCGCGAGTCACCGCTGGACTACGCGGGACACGGAGTGAAGTTCCTGGGCGTCAGCGTGCTCTCCGGAGTCCTGCTGGCAGGCCTCGCCCTGCCCGCCGTCGGCGCCATCGGGCTGACCGCCAAGGACACGGCGGAGAGCTTCGACAGCGTTCCCGACGACTTCAAGACGCCGCCGCTCACCCAGGCGACCCAGATCTTCGACGCCAAGGGCGGCCTGATCGCCAAGGTCTACGAGCGCGACCGCACCGTCCTCACCGCCGACCAGATGTCGCCCTTCATGCGGCACGCGCAGGTCGACATCGAGGACGCCCGCTTCTACGAGCACGGCGCCGTCGACCTCAAGGGCGTGCTTCGCGCCATCAGCAAGAACGCCGAGAGCGGCACCACCGCGCAGGGCGCCTCGACGCTCACCCAGCAGTACGTGAAGAACGTCAACGTCGAGAAGGCCGGCGACGACCAGGCCGCCGTCCTGGAGGCGCAGCGCAAGACCCTGGGCCGCAAGATCCAGGAGCTGAAGGTCGCGATCAAGCTGGAGGAGGATCTGACGAAGGACCAGATCCTCACCAACTACCTGAACATCACCTTCTACGGCCACCAGGCCTACGGGGTCGAGGCCGCGTCCCAGCGCTACTTCAGCAAGAGCAACAAGGACCTGACCGTCGCCGAGGCCGCCACCCTGGCCGGCATGGTGCAGAACCCGTCGTCCTACGACCCGGTGCGCTACCCCGACAACACGGTCAAGCGCCGGAACGTCGTCATCGACAAGATGCTCGAGAACAAGCACATCACCGCGGACCAGGCGAAGGAGGCGAAGGCCGCCCCGCTGGGTCTCAAGTACAAGGACCCGCAGAACGGCTGCATCACCGCCCAGGCCGGGATGGGCTTCTTCTGCGACTACGTCCGCCACGTGATCAAGCAGGACCCGGTGTTCGGCAAGAACGCCGCCGACCGCAAGAAGCTGTGGGACACCGGCGGTCTGAACATCTACACCACGCTGGACCCGGACAAGCAGGCCGCGGCCCAGAACGCCGTCACGAAGAAGGTCTTCGCGACCGACCCGGTGTCGGCCGCCGCGACCATGATGGAGCCGGGCAGCGGCAAGATCCTGGCGATGGCCCAGACCCGCGCGTACGGCCTGGACCCGAACAAGAACCAGACCGTCGTCAACCTGAACGTCGACTCCTCGATGGGCGGCGGCAACGGCTTCCAGACCGGTTCGACCTTCAAGCCGATCCTCGCCGCGGCGGCCCTGGAGTCGGGCATGTCGCCCACCCAGGCGTTCCCGTCCGAGAACAAGATCGACTACCCGAACATGTCCACCTGCTCGGGCACCTGGAAGAACATCCCGAAGCCCGGTGAGCCCAAGGCCACGGTGAAGAACGAGTCGACCGGCGAGGTCGGCCCGTACGAGCTCAAGCAGGCCATGGCGCTGTCGGTCAACACGTACTTCGTCGAGATGGAGCAGCAGATCGGCCTCTGCGCGATCAAGCAGATGGCCAACAAGCTGGGCATCTCCCAGTCCGCCAAGGGCGACGCGTTCACCGAGGTCCCCTCGATGGTCCTCGGCTCCCTGGAGCTCAGCCCGCTGACCATGGCGAACGTCTACGCGACCTTCGCGGCCCGCGGCAAGTACTGCACTCCGATCGCGATCAACAAGATCACCACGGTCGACGGCAAGGAGGTCAAGGTCCCGCAGTCCCAGTGCAGCCAGGCCTTCTCCGAGAGCACCGCGGACGCGCTCAACACCGTCCTGCTCAACGTGACCGAGAAGGGCACCGCCGCCGCCCTCGGCCTCGACGACGGCCGGAAGATCGCGGGCAAGACCGGTACCACCGACGAGAAGAAGGCCGCCTGGTTCAGCGGCTACACCCCCTCCCTCGCCACCTCGGTCTGGCTCGGCGGCCCGGCCGGCGGCGTGAAGATGAAGAACATCACCATCGGCGGCAAGCACTTCGACGAGGTCTTCGGCGCCGACGGCCCCGGCCCGATCTGGCAGATGGCGATGAACCAGGCGCTCAAGGGCACTCCCCTGGAGCCGATCCAGACGATGAACATCCCGGACCCGCAGCCCAAGCCGGACCCGAACGCCACGGCCCCGGCGGTTCCGCCGGCCGGCGACCCCAACCCGCAGCCGGGCGGCAACCCGCCGCCCCCCGGAAACCCGGGTGGCAACCCCGGTGGGGGCAACAACGGCGGGATGATCGGCGGCGGGTTCACCTTCCCGCCGGGCGTCATCGGCGGCAACGGCGGCAAGCACGGCGGCGGTGGCAACGGCGGCAACGGCTGA
- a CDS encoding WhiB family transcriptional regulator, protein MGWVDDWSAQAACRTSDPDELFVQGAAQNRAKAVCSGCPVRTECLADALDNRVEFGVWGGMTERERRALLRRRPTVISWRKLLETARTEYEESLATGVILTDYAQAG, encoded by the coding sequence ATGGGCTGGGTTGACGACTGGAGTGCGCAGGCTGCCTGCCGCACGAGTGATCCGGACGAACTGTTCGTCCAGGGGGCGGCGCAGAACCGCGCCAAGGCGGTGTGCAGCGGCTGCCCCGTCCGTACGGAGTGCCTCGCGGACGCGCTGGACAACCGGGTCGAGTTCGGGGTCTGGGGCGGGATGACGGAGCGCGAGCGCCGAGCGCTGCTGCGCCGCCGTCCGACGGTGATCTCCTGGCGGAAGCTGCTGGAGACGGCCCGTACGGAGTACGAGGAGTCCCTGGCCACCGGCGTGATACTGACGGACTACGCCCAGGCGGGCTGA
- a CDS encoding ArsA family ATPase, producing MDGNGVRGTGSRLAVDGLIDDPKTRIIVCCGSGGVGKTTTAAAIGLRAAERGRKVVVLTIDPARRLAQSMGLTELDNTPRLVKGVTAMEGAPLGGSNGDGRREGELQAMMLDMKRTFDEVVLAHAEPERAKAIMENPFYQSLSAGFAGTQEYMAMEKLGQLRAAEEWDLIVVDTPPSRSALDFLDAPNRLGSFLDGKVIRILTAPAKVGGRSAMKFLNVGMGLFTGTLGKIFGAQLLTDVQTFVSAMDSMFGGFRERADRTYQLLKAPGTAFLVVAAPERDALREAAYFVDRLAADRMPLAGLVLNRVHGSGAPQLTAERALAAAEALEENGSEHSSPEAELLAAGLLRLHAERMQIMSRERRTRDRFVSVYPDVPIVEVAALPGDVHDLEGLRAIGDRLSGTA from the coding sequence ATGGACGGCAACGGCGTACGGGGCACGGGCAGTCGGCTCGCGGTCGACGGACTGATCGACGACCCGAAGACCAGGATCATCGTCTGCTGCGGCTCTGGCGGGGTCGGCAAGACCACCACCGCCGCGGCGATCGGGCTGCGCGCCGCCGAACGCGGGCGCAAGGTCGTGGTGCTCACCATCGACCCGGCCCGTCGGCTCGCCCAGTCCATGGGCCTGACCGAGCTCGACAACACCCCGCGGCTGGTCAAGGGCGTCACGGCCATGGAGGGAGCACCGCTCGGCGGCTCCAACGGCGACGGGCGGCGGGAGGGAGAGCTCCAGGCCATGATGCTCGACATGAAGCGGACCTTCGACGAGGTCGTGCTCGCCCACGCCGAACCCGAACGGGCCAAGGCGATCATGGAGAACCCGTTCTACCAGTCCCTGTCGGCCGGCTTCGCGGGCACGCAGGAGTACATGGCCATGGAGAAGCTCGGCCAGCTGCGCGCGGCCGAGGAGTGGGACCTGATCGTCGTCGACACCCCGCCGTCCCGCTCGGCGCTGGACTTCCTGGACGCGCCCAACCGTCTCGGGTCCTTCCTCGACGGCAAGGTGATCCGGATCCTGACGGCCCCGGCCAAGGTCGGCGGGCGCAGCGCGATGAAGTTCCTCAACGTCGGCATGGGCCTTTTCACCGGCACCCTGGGCAAGATCTTCGGCGCCCAACTGCTCACCGACGTGCAGACCTTCGTCAGCGCGATGGACTCGATGTTCGGCGGTTTCCGCGAGCGCGCCGACCGCACGTACCAGCTGCTCAAGGCGCCGGGCACGGCGTTCCTGGTGGTGGCCGCGCCGGAGCGGGACGCGCTGCGCGAGGCGGCGTACTTCGTCGACCGGCTGGCCGCGGACCGGATGCCGCTGGCCGGCCTGGTGCTCAACCGGGTGCACGGCTCGGGCGCCCCGCAGCTCACGGCGGAGCGGGCGCTGGCGGCGGCCGAGGCGCTGGAGGAGAACGGCTCGGAGCACTCCTCGCCCGAGGCCGAGCTGCTCGCGGCCGGGCTGTTGCGGCTGCACGCCGAGCGGATGCAGATCATGTCGCGGGAGCGCCGCACCCGCGACCGCTTCGTCTCGGTGTACCCGGACGTGCCGATCGTGGAGGTCGCCGCGCTGCCGGGCGACGTGCACGACCTGGAGGGGCTGCGGGCCATCGGGGACCGGCTGAGCGGCACCGCGTAG
- a CDS encoding ArsA-related P-loop ATPase, protein MARTPGQTARRDPDWEGVRLHVVSGKGGTGKTTLAAALALALAAEGGRVLLIEVEGRQGIAELFGIAALPYEERRIASVSRSQLGLPAGSTGGGGGEVFALAIDTEAALLEYLEMFYKLGRAGKALQKVGFVDFATTIAPGVRDVLLTGKACEASRRKGPDGRRSYDAVVMDAPPTGRITRFLNVNSEVAGLARIGPIHTQAQAVMRVLKSPETAVHLVTLLEEMPVQETVDGFTELGEAGLPVGGVMINMVRPPVLDAAAVAAVDGNHREDVALALGEAGLGGRSRKPETVRAVVDPLLDPLLEQAREHAERVELEREQRADLQQLKLPTYELPLLGEGVDLGGLYRLAGELKRQGAA, encoded by the coding sequence GTGGCACGCACCCCCGGCCAGACGGCCCGGCGCGACCCCGACTGGGAGGGCGTCCGGCTGCACGTGGTCAGCGGCAAGGGCGGCACCGGGAAGACCACACTGGCCGCCGCGCTGGCGCTGGCCCTGGCCGCCGAGGGCGGCCGGGTCCTGCTGATCGAGGTGGAGGGCCGGCAGGGCATCGCCGAACTGTTCGGGATCGCCGCGCTGCCGTACGAGGAGCGCCGGATCGCCTCGGTGTCCAGGAGCCAGCTGGGCCTGCCGGCCGGCTCCACGGGCGGGGGCGGCGGCGAGGTCTTCGCGCTGGCCATCGACACCGAGGCGGCGCTGCTCGAGTACTTGGAGATGTTCTACAAGCTCGGCCGGGCCGGGAAGGCGCTGCAGAAGGTCGGCTTCGTCGACTTCGCGACCACCATCGCGCCCGGTGTCCGGGACGTCCTGCTCACCGGCAAGGCCTGCGAGGCCTCCCGGCGCAAGGGCCCGGACGGCCGTCGCAGCTACGACGCGGTGGTGATGGACGCGCCGCCGACCGGCCGGATCACCCGCTTCCTGAACGTCAACTCCGAGGTGGCCGGACTGGCCCGGATCGGGCCGATACACACCCAGGCGCAGGCCGTGATGCGGGTGCTGAAGTCGCCGGAGACCGCGGTGCACCTGGTCACCCTGCTGGAGGAGATGCCGGTGCAGGAGACGGTCGACGGCTTCACCGAGCTGGGCGAGGCCGGCCTCCCGGTCGGCGGAGTGATGATCAACATGGTCCGGCCGCCGGTGCTCGACGCCGCCGCGGTCGCCGCGGTGGACGGGAACCACCGCGAGGACGTCGCCCTCGCCCTCGGCGAGGCCGGGCTCGGGGGGCGCTCGCGCAAGCCGGAGACCGTCCGGGCCGTGGTCGACCCGCTGCTCGACCCGCTGCTGGAGCAGGCCCGGGAGCACGCCGAGCGGGTCGAGCTGGAACGCGAGCAGCGCGCCGATCTCCAGCAGCTGAAGCTCCCCACCTACGAACTCCCGTTGCTGGGCGAGGGCGTGGACCTCGGTGGGCTGTACCGGCTGGCGGGCGAACTCAAGCGGCAGGGGGCGGCGTGA